In the Anastrepha obliqua isolate idAnaObli1 chromosome 1, idAnaObli1_1.0, whole genome shotgun sequence genome, one interval contains:
- the LOC129240690 gene encoding uncharacterized protein DDB_G0285291 → MSAGLSSLNCDLRSYSRLWLGEFIELYQQEECLWHSKHPDYSNHSVRNKAYDRLVEKLKEVEPNPDRAMVVRKINSLRSAFRREFRKSNSKNNYETRLWYYDKLLFIAEQNTKRLAAMRDAKTPKRSLAISFGVDDSMEFEDEPIVEPTNVSPSESLNHSQPAEIKTVTVTSGECVIVKDEEQHQQHQHPHQHHHQHQHQHELQQQQHNAEQHMQHATAATQPQHATEVKVLEITSLDTNSQREIQQAVSSLEQHQQQMQQQLHQQQQQQQQNQAGSAQITQIHQQVPTIQIAREHLQPLFGNSYTTTATHRQEDEYDAIGINVASKLRVMNPTQRIIAEKLISDVLFNGQLDNLSVASTLAQ, encoded by the exons ATGTCCGCCGGTCTAAGTTCATTAAATTGCGATCTACGTTCTTACTCGCGTCTCTGGCTCGGCGAATTTATTGAACTCTATCAACAGGAAGAATGTTTATGGCACTCCAAGCACCCCGACTACAGCAATCATag tgTACGCAATAAGGCCTATGATCGGCTGGTAGAGAAACTGAAAGAAGTGGAACCTAATCCGGATCGTGCTATGGTCGTGCGCAAAATCAACTCGCTACGTTCCGCATTCAGACGCGAATTTCGCAAATCAAATTCAAAGAATAACTACGAAACAAGGCTATGGTACTACGACAAGTTGCTTTTCATCGCCGAGCAAAATACAAAACGTCTTGCAGCTATGCGTGATGCCAAAACACCAAAACGTTCGTTGGCAATAAGTTTTGGTGTAGATGATTCGATGGAATTCGAGGACGAACCTATAGTGGAACCCACTAATGTATCGCCCTCCGAAAGCCTCAATCATTCACAACCAGCTGAAATAAAAACTGTAACGGTCACCTCAGGTGAATGTGTTATTGTTAAGGATGAAGAGCAACATCAGCAACACCAGCACCCACACCAACACCATCACCAACATCAGCATCAACACGAgttacagcaacagcaacacaaCGCCGAACAACACATGCAACATGCAACAGCCGCAACGCAACCACAGCACGCGACAGAAGTTAAAGTTTTGGAAATAACGTCATTGGATACCAATTCGCAGCGCGAAATACAGCAG GCTGTCAGTTCGctggaacaacatcagcaacaaatgcaacagcaactgcatcaacagcagcagcaacaacaacagaatcAGGCTGGTTCAGCGCAAATAACACAAATTCATCAGCAAGTTCCAACCATACAAATAGCGCGCGAACACTTGCAACCACTGTTTGGTAACTCTTACACAACTACAGCAACCCATCGACAGGAGGACGAATACGATGCCATCGGCATCAATGTGGCATCCAAGTTGCGTGTAATGAATCCAACACAACGAATTATTGCCGAAAAACTGATTAGTGACGTGTTGTTCAATGGACAATTGGATAATCTCAGCGTAGCCTCAACATTGGCGCAGTGA